Proteins encoded together in one Phalacrocorax carbo chromosome 18, bPhaCar2.1, whole genome shotgun sequence window:
- the EGFL7 gene encoding epidermal growth factor-like protein 7 isoform X2: protein MRHVGCLLSGLLLILSVTTTDGFARAGRRVCAAAPPSRAVAYAESHVQPVYQPYLTTCQGHRLCSTYRTIYRVAYRQAYRQLPQPTASCCPGWSRANSHALSCNRDVDECAGQSHGCGQLCINTAGSYYCACRDGFSLAADDKACQPLVPAPEPETFSQAGSPSEMKEEMKDLKSRVEALEQKLQLVLAPFHNLMPSAPEDVGTDPISRLSHSLQQLDRIDSLSEQISFLEERLETCSCKNEL, encoded by the exons ATGCGCCACGTCGGCTGCCTCCTCTCAGGACTCCTCTTAATCCTCAGCGTGACCACCACAGACGGCTTTGCCCGGGCAGG CCGCAGAGTCTGTGCCGCAGCACCGCCGAGCCGGGCGGTCGCCTACGCCGAGTCCCACGTCCAGCCCGTCTACCAGCCCTACCTCACCACCTGCCAGGGCCACCGCCTCTGCAGCACCTACAG GACCATCTACAGGGTTGCCTACCGGCAGGCGTAcaggcagctgccccagcccacGGCCTCATGCTGTCCCGGCTGGAGCAGAGCTAACAGCCACGCGCTCAGCTGTAACAGAG ATGTGGATGAGTGTGCCGGCCAGAGCCACGGGTGCGGTCAGCTCTGCATCAACACAGCCGGGAGCTACTACTGCGCCTGCCGGGACGGCTTCAGCCTCGCTGCTGACGACAAGGCGTGCCAGCCCCTGGTGCCAGCCCCCGAGCCAGAAACCTTCAGCCAAGCAG GTTCCCCCAgtgaaatgaaggaagaaatgaaagaccTGAAGAGCAGAGTGGAAGCGCTGGAGCAG aaACTCCAGTTGGTGCTGGCGCCCTTCCACAACCTCATGCCATCTGCGCCAGAGGACGTCGGCACAGACCCCATCAGCCGCTTGTCCCACTCCCTTCAGCAACTAGACAGAATCGACTCCTTGAGCGAGCAGATCTCCTTCCTTGAGGAGCGGCTGGAGACAT GTTCCTGCAAGAACGAACTCTAG
- the EGFL7 gene encoding epidermal growth factor-like protein 7 isoform X1: MRHVGCLLSGLLLILSVTTTDGFARAGRRVCAAAPPSRAVAYAESHVQPVYQPYLTTCQGHRLCSTYRTIYRVAYRQAYRQLPQPTASCCPGWSRANSHALSCNRALCWVPCQNGGSCTFPGRCACPPGWTGRACQTDVDECAGQSHGCGQLCINTAGSYYCACRDGFSLAADDKACQPLVPAPEPETFSQAGSPSEMKEEMKDLKSRVEALEQKLQLVLAPFHNLMPSAPEDVGTDPISRLSHSLQQLDRIDSLSEQISFLEERLETCSCKNEL, encoded by the exons ATGCGCCACGTCGGCTGCCTCCTCTCAGGACTCCTCTTAATCCTCAGCGTGACCACCACAGACGGCTTTGCCCGGGCAGG CCGCAGAGTCTGTGCCGCAGCACCGCCGAGCCGGGCGGTCGCCTACGCCGAGTCCCACGTCCAGCCCGTCTACCAGCCCTACCTCACCACCTGCCAGGGCCACCGCCTCTGCAGCACCTACAG GACCATCTACAGGGTTGCCTACCGGCAGGCGTAcaggcagctgccccagcccacGGCCTCATGCTGTCCCGGCTGGAGCAGAGCTAACAGCCACGCGCTCAGCTGTAACAGAG ctctctgctgggtgCCGTGCCAGAATGGCGGGAGCTGCACCTTCCCTGGCAGATGTGCCTGCCCACCCGGCTGGACGGGTCGAGCCTGCCAGACAG ATGTGGATGAGTGTGCCGGCCAGAGCCACGGGTGCGGTCAGCTCTGCATCAACACAGCCGGGAGCTACTACTGCGCCTGCCGGGACGGCTTCAGCCTCGCTGCTGACGACAAGGCGTGCCAGCCCCTGGTGCCAGCCCCCGAGCCAGAAACCTTCAGCCAAGCAG GTTCCCCCAgtgaaatgaaggaagaaatgaaagaccTGAAGAGCAGAGTGGAAGCGCTGGAGCAG aaACTCCAGTTGGTGCTGGCGCCCTTCCACAACCTCATGCCATCTGCGCCAGAGGACGTCGGCACAGACCCCATCAGCCGCTTGTCCCACTCCCTTCAGCAACTAGACAGAATCGACTCCTTGAGCGAGCAGATCTCCTTCCTTGAGGAGCGGCTGGAGACAT GTTCCTGCAAGAACGAACTCTAG
- the AGPAT2 gene encoding 1-acyl-sn-glycerol-3-phosphate acyltransferase beta isoform X1, with amino-acid sequence MGSALPAQADGLRSALVLLPQTLETAVCSGISSLALSPALVALARPGAAFLRTTSFAAGRIYDVRIIRTVVRTFKYFFGLRFEVEGLEHFKVEGPAIIVSNHQSTLDMMGLMEVLPDDCVQVGKKELMYAGTVGLVIYLGGVIFINRKSTTSAKMVMAEVAKTMATDNVKVWVYPEGTRNCTGDLLPFKKGAFHLAVQAQVPVIPVVYSSFTTFYNPKTNLFTSGKIKVKVLPPIDTKGLTSDDVSDLTERCFRTMRETLFMLSGNPSKAKDSS; translated from the exons AtgggctctgccctgcctgcccaagCCGACGGTCTGCGATCCGCTCTCGTGCTGTTGCCCCAGACACTGGAAACAGCAGTCTGCTCTGGGATctccagcctggctctgtctccagctTTGGTTGCCTTGGCTCGCCCAGGAGCAGCTTTCCTGCGCACAACCAGTTTTGCAGCTGGGAGAATTTATGATGTTAG aatCATCAGAACTGTGGTCAGGACCTTCAAGTATTTCTTCGGCCTGAGGTTTGAGGTGGAGGGACTGGAGCACTTCAAGGTGGAGGGCCCTGCTATCATTGTGTCCAACCACCAGAGCACCCTTGACATGATGG GGCTGATGGAGGTCCTGCCTGACGACTGTGTCCAGGTGGGCAAGAAAGAGCTGATGTACGCTGGCACTGTGGGGCTCGTCATCTACCTTGGCGGCGTCATCTTCATCAACAGGAAGAGCACCACCAGCGCCAAGATGGTGATGGCAGAGGTGGCTAAGACTATGGCAACTGACAAT GTGAAGGTGTGGGTGTACCCAGAGGGCACGAGGAACTGCACGGGAGATTTGCTGCCATTCAAGAAAGGAGCATTTCACCTTGCTGTCCAGGCACAG gTCCCAGTGATCCCTGTGGTGTATTCCTCCTTCACCACCTTCTATAACCCAAAGACGAATCTATTTACATCAG GCAAAATCAAGGTTAAGGTCCTGCCTCCAATAGACACCAAAGGCCTGACATCAGACGATGTCTCCGACCTCACTGAGAGATGCTTCCGCACCATGAGGGAGACCCTGTTCATGCTGTCGGGCAATCCAAGCAAGGCAAAGGACTCTTCCTAG
- the AGPAT2 gene encoding 1-acyl-sn-glycerol-3-phosphate acyltransferase beta isoform X2 encodes MELGWLLWGTAVLLLLHVLMELSPAVNFVLRIGFYYLLCIVVSALTVPVCLLVNGGRTVKNMRIIRTVVRTFKYFFGLRFEVEGLEHFKVEGPAIIVSNHQSTLDMMGLMEVLPDDCVQVGKKELMYAGTVGLVIYLGGVIFINRKSTTSAKMVMAEVAKTMATDNVKVWVYPEGTRNCTGDLLPFKKGAFHLAVQAQVPVIPVVYSSFTTFYNPKTNLFTSGKIKVKVLPPIDTKGLTSDDVSDLTERCFRTMRETLFMLSGNPSKAKDSS; translated from the exons ATGGAGCTGGGGTGGCTGCTGTGGGGTACGGcggtgctgctgctcctccacgTCCTGATGGAGCTCAGCCCCGCCGTCAACTTCGTGCTGCGCATCGGTTTCTATTACCTGCTGTGCATCGTCGTGTCGGCGCTGACGGTGCCCGTCTGCCTCCTCGTCAACGGCGGCCGCACCGTCAAGAACATGcg aatCATCAGAACTGTGGTCAGGACCTTCAAGTATTTCTTCGGCCTGAGGTTTGAGGTGGAGGGACTGGAGCACTTCAAGGTGGAGGGCCCTGCTATCATTGTGTCCAACCACCAGAGCACCCTTGACATGATGG GGCTGATGGAGGTCCTGCCTGACGACTGTGTCCAGGTGGGCAAGAAAGAGCTGATGTACGCTGGCACTGTGGGGCTCGTCATCTACCTTGGCGGCGTCATCTTCATCAACAGGAAGAGCACCACCAGCGCCAAGATGGTGATGGCAGAGGTGGCTAAGACTATGGCAACTGACAAT GTGAAGGTGTGGGTGTACCCAGAGGGCACGAGGAACTGCACGGGAGATTTGCTGCCATTCAAGAAAGGAGCATTTCACCTTGCTGTCCAGGCACAG gTCCCAGTGATCCCTGTGGTGTATTCCTCCTTCACCACCTTCTATAACCCAAAGACGAATCTATTTACATCAG GCAAAATCAAGGTTAAGGTCCTGCCTCCAATAGACACCAAAGGCCTGACATCAGACGATGTCTCCGACCTCACTGAGAGATGCTTCCGCACCATGAGGGAGACCCTGTTCATGCTGTCGGGCAATCCAAGCAAGGCAAAGGACTCTTCCTAG